Proteins from one Parasteatoda tepidariorum isolate YZ-2023 chromosome 4, CAS_Ptep_4.0, whole genome shotgun sequence genomic window:
- the LOC107454546 gene encoding phosphatidylinositol N-acetylglucosaminyltransferase subunit C, which yields MPEKWEKVLYKKQKYPDNYVDASFLSDLRKNVNLYRYSWWEAFIKVCLVTHEICCTVFFVIIFIFMEENNLSVIRILGLLAILTVSCFLIIQITSAYQWTMKKSYFYEYFKSAVIFFIFGYMFSPVLKTLTQTISTDTIYAMVVLMMIVHILFQDYGTDAAIVSGTLSVNSALFAAVCLASRLPTVLHTFVLLVSAVILFVLLPLMRKQLKNNDFGLLITTSLFFLSVTTALIHISTLFTILFILLCLIINIIFPSLFVYCQKYKENIFGPWDEAFVKK from the coding sequence atgccGGAAAAATGGGAAAAGGTTTTGTATAAGAAACAAAAGTACCCAGATAATTATGTGGATGCCTCTTTCCTATCCGATTTGCGCAAAAATGTAAATCTTTACCGATATTCTTGGTGGGAAGCCTTCATCAAGGTTTGTTTAGTTACGCACGAAATCTGCTGTACCGTTTTCTTtgtcattattttcatatttatggaAGAAAATAATCTATCGGTAATAAGAATTCTAGGATTGTTAGCGATTTTAACTGTTTCATGtttcttaataattcaaataacatCTGCATATCAGTGGACTATGAAGAAAAGCTACTTCTATGAGTATTTCAAAAGTgctgttatatttttcattttcggATACATGTTTTCACCTGTGCTAAAAACGTTGACTCAAACTATCAGTACTGATACAATCTATGCTATGGTAGTACTAATGATGATAGTTCATATATTGTTTCAGGATTACGGAACTGATGCTGCAATCGTTTCGGGCACTTTGTCAGTGAACTCTGCTTTATTTGCAGCTGTGTGCTTAGCTTCTAGATTGCCTACTGTATTGCACACTTTTGTACTCTTAGTTAGTGCTGTTATATTGTTTGTATTGCTACCTTTAATGAGGAAGCAGTTAAAGAACAATGACTTTGGTTTATTAATAactacatcattgttttttctatCTGTAACAACAGCTTTAATTCACATTTCGactttgtttacaattttgtttatacTTCTATgcctaattataaatataatatttccttctttgtttgtttattgtcaaaaatataaagagaatatATTTGGACCTTGGGATGAAGcgtttgtgaaaaaataa